In Chloroflexota bacterium, the sequence GGATGCTGGCCCAGGGCACGGACGGCGCGCTGCGCTTCGCGGACCGCGTCCACGGGCTCCGGTTCGTGGGGCAGGCGCCGGGCTACCTGGATGGCCTGGCCCAGGCCCGCGTGGGGTTCGCGCTCCTCGGCGCGCTCGGGGCGGCGGCCTCGGCGTGGCTGGTCTGGCGGCTCTTCGGCCCCGGGACAGCCGTCCTCGCCGGCGCTGCGCTGGCCGCCGAGCCGTTCCTGGTCGCCAACCAGCAACTGGTGCATGTGGACGGGCCGTTGGTGACGTTCACCGTCCTGGCGGGGCTGGCGACGGTGGTCCGCTTCGCGGCCGGCGGGGGCGCCGGCCTGCTGCTGCTGGCCGGCGTCGCCACGGGCCTGGCGCTGCTCTCAAAGACGCCGGCGCTCTTCCTCGTGCCGTACGTGCCGCTGGTGGCCGTTGGCAGCGCTGCCCTGGGAATCCTGGGAGCGTGGCGATCCTCGCCGCCCGTTGCGATGGAGGCCCGGGCGGTGAGGATCGCCGCGCTCCCGGTCCTCCGCGACCTGCTGATCTGGGCCGCGCTGGCGGCGCTGACGTTCTACGCGCTCTGGCCGGCCCTCTGGGTGCTCGGGCCGGGCGAGGTTTTCACGCGCATCGTCGCCTTTACCCGCGAGACCGGCGGCCAGCCGGACGAGGTCGGCAGCTTCTTCCTGGGGCAGGTCGGCGCGGACCCGGGGCCGTTGTACTACCCCGTCTCGACTCTCTTCCGGCTCAGCCCTTTCGCCACGCTCGGGCTGGTGCTGGCTGCGGTGCTGGCCCGGCGCGCGCCGCGCGAGACGCTGCAGCGGGCGGGCTGGCTGCTGGTCTTCGCCGGCGGCTTCGGCCTGATGATGACGCTCGGGCCGAAGAAGTTCGACCGCTACCTGCTGCCGGCCGTGCCGATGCTGGTGATCCTGGCGAGCCTCGGCTGGTGGCTGCTGCTGGAACGGCTCGCCCGACCGGCCGCGCGGATCGGCCTGGGCGTGGCGCTCGGCCTCGTGCTGGTCTTTCCGCTGGCGTCGGTCTACCCGTACGCCCTCGCGTACTACAACCCGCTGCTCGGCGGCGGTCCGGCCGCGCAGCGCGCGGTGATGATCGGGAACGGCGAGGGGCTGGATCAGGCTGCCGCGTGGCTGGCCGCCCAGCCGAACGCCGCCGATCTCCGCGTCTCGGCCCACTCCTGGGACATCCTGGCCGGCCTGGTCCCGGCCGACGGCGAGCCGCTTCGTGAGGGGGTCCCGAACGACGCCGACTACATCGTGACCTACGGTCGGCGCATCCAGATGCACCGCTGGGGCGCGTCGCTGGAGCGCTACCTCGCGGCCAACCCGCCGGTCTACGTGGTCCGGATCAACGGCATCGAGTACGTCCACATCCACCCCGGCCCGAAGCGGGGCGCGCAGCCGTGAGCGATGTATCCCTGAGCCACACAGTAGTGGCGAAGTCCGCCGCGTCTCTCGCCGCGGCTCCGGCTCCTGGGGTTGGAGTCGGCGTCGAGCGCCCGAACCTCGACGGACGGTCAGTCGGCGGCCTGAAGCTGCGCCGGGCGGCCAGCGTGGCCGTGGTCGGGCTGCTGCTGTTCGTGCTGGCGGCCGGCGTGCGCCTCTACGCCATCGACGCCTACGTCACCATCGACGAGTCCCGCTGGGTGCAGCGAGCGTCCGACTTCTGGGCGCTGATCGGGCAGGGCAACCGCGAGGACACGTTCATCATCGGGCATCCCGGCGTCACCACGATGCACACCGCGCTGCTCGGCATGGGGCCGGAGCGGGCGCGGGCCTTCTCCTTCCTGGAGGGCCGCGCCGACGCCACCCGCCGCGACGGCTACTTTGACGCGCTGGTCGCTTCGCGCAGGCCGTTCGCGCTGGTCGGGGCGCTCGGAGTGGCGGCGACGGCGCTGCTCGGCTGGCGTCTGTTCGGGGCCGGTCCGGGCATCCTTGGCGGGCTGCTGCTCGCGTTCGAGCCGTTCCTGATCGCGCACGCCCGCGTGACCCACCTGGACTCCGGCCTCACGACCTACGCAACCATCGCGGCACTCAGCGGCATCATCTATTTCACCAGTCCGGGCGCCGCCCGTGGCACGTGGCCGTACCTGCTGCTCTCCGGGGCGGCGACCGGGCTGGCCTTCCTGACGAAAGCGCCGAGCGTCTACGTGATCCTCTTTGTGCCGCTCGTGGCGGGGCTCTGCTGGCTCACGCTGAGCCGCCGGCCGCTGGGCATGATGCGGGCGGCCGTCGAGCTGGCGATCTGGGGCGCGGTGGCCGCCAGCGTCGGCTTCTTGCTGTGGCCGGCCCTCCAGGTCAATCCGGTCGGCACGGTCCTGAAGATGGCCCAGTTCACCGAGCGCGTCGGCGGCGGCGAGCACGACAACTTCTTCGCCGGTGTGGTCACCGACGATCCTGGCCCGGTCTTCTACCCACTGGCCCTGCTGCTGCGGCTGGCCCCCGCCACGCTGCTGGGCGCGATCCTGGTGGCCGCCTGCTGGCGACAGCTCAGCCGGCCGCGGCGCGGCATCGTCGGGCTGCTGGTGCTCTACTGCGTCGGCTTCATGGCGATGATGACCATCGGCCCGAAGAAGTTTGACCGCTACGTGCTGCCGACGATGCCGATGGTCGGGCTGCTGGCCGGGCTGGGGCTGTGGCTGGCGGCCGGCTGGCTCGCCGAGCGGCCGGCGCTCCGAGCGTTCCCGTTCACCGCCCGCCGACTCGTCTTGCCGTCCGTGGCCCTGCTGCTCCAGGTGGCCGTCCTGCTGCCGGTGATCCGCTATCCGCTGGCCTACTACAACCCGCTGCTCGGCGGGAGCGCCGTGGCCGACCGCCTGGTGCTGGTCGGCTGGGGCGAGGGGCTGGACCAGGT encodes:
- a CDS encoding glycosyltransferase family 39 protein; this encodes MSAASVTATAARPRVAALPVRAQVLMLVVGVFVLALAPRLVALGLFPTSDEDSWMRRTGGFTFGLVNNQLGRTYQNGHPGVTTMWIGMLAQGTDGALRFADRVHGLRFVGQAPGYLDGLAQARVGFALLGALGAAASAWLVWRLFGPGTAVLAGAALAAEPFLVANQQLVHVDGPLVTFTVLAGLATVVRFAAGGGAGLLLLAGVATGLALLSKTPALFLVPYVPLVAVGSAALGILGAWRSSPPVAMEARAVRIAALPVLRDLLIWAALAALTFYALWPALWVLGPGEVFTRIVAFTRETGGQPDEVGSFFLGQVGADPGPLYYPVSTLFRLSPFATLGLVLAAVLARRAPRETLQRAGWLLVFAGGFGLMMTLGPKKFDRYLLPAVPMLVILASLGWWLLLERLARPAARIGLGVALGLVLVFPLASVYPYALAYYNPLLGGGPAAQRAVMIGNGEGLDQAAAWLAAQPNAADLRVSAHSWDILAGLVPADGEPLREGVPNDADYIVTYGRRIQMHRWGASLERYLAANPPVYVVRINGIEYVHIHPGPKRGAQP
- a CDS encoding glycosyltransferase family 39 protein → MSDVSLSHTVVAKSAASLAAAPAPGVGVGVERPNLDGRSVGGLKLRRAASVAVVGLLLFVLAAGVRLYAIDAYVTIDESRWVQRASDFWALIGQGNREDTFIIGHPGVTTMHTALLGMGPERARAFSFLEGRADATRRDGYFDALVASRRPFALVGALGVAATALLGWRLFGAGPGILGGLLLAFEPFLIAHARVTHLDSGLTTYATIAALSGIIYFTSPGAARGTWPYLLLSGAATGLAFLTKAPSVYVILFVPLVAGLCWLTLSRRPLGMMRAAVELAIWGAVAASVGFLLWPALQVNPVGTVLKMAQFTERVGGGEHDNFFAGVVTDDPGPVFYPLALLLRLAPATLLGAILVAACWRQLSRPRRGIVGLLVLYCVGFMAMMTIGPKKFDRYVLPTMPMVGLLAGLGLWLAAGWLAERPALRAFPFTARRLVLPSVALLLQVAVLLPVIRYPLAYYNPLLGGSAVADRLVLVGWGEGLDQVGAWIGQQPRPLGEPIVATSYHRVLQAQLSGSAVPLEHVRMADYVVPYVNTLQRGMDADVLAPFLRDGSPLHSVRINGIEYARVYQGPHYPTGADLDADFGGRARLLRYDAAPGTGVMRATEELTVLLRWDRPATAGERVVVGVVAADGRLLVQDERPLGADGPNAEGQPGELHRLTLPRQTAPGTYRLTLRVQDGRTRAAVPVTGGPQSGQESVLLREIVVERTP